From a single Gavia stellata isolate bGavSte3 chromosome 5, bGavSte3.hap2, whole genome shotgun sequence genomic region:
- the EIF4E gene encoding eukaryotic translation initiation factor 4E, translating to MATVEPETTPNPQPSEEEKTEPAPSQEVASPEQYIKHPLQNRWALWFFKNDKSKTWQANLRLISKFDTVEDFWALYNHIQLSSNLMPGCDYSLFKDGIEPMWEDEKNKRGGRWLITLNKQQRRSDLDRFWLETLLCLIGESFDDYSDDVCGAVVNVRTKGDKIAIWTTECENRDAVTHIGRVYKERLGLPPKIVIGYQSHADTATKSGSTTKNRFVV from the exons ATGGCGACGGTGGAACCG GAAACCACTCCCAACCCtcagccttcagaagaggagaaaaccGAGCCAGCACCTAGTCAGgaggttgccagccctgaacagTATATTAAGCATCCACTACAAAACAG atGGGCGCtctggttttttaaaaatgacaagAGCAAAACTTGGCAAGCAAATCTTCGTCTTATCTCAAAGTTTGATACTGTTGAAGATTTTTGGGC TTTATACAACCATATCCAGCTCTCTAGTAATTTAATGCCTGGTTGTGACTACTCGCTCTTTAAG GATGGGATTGAACCCATGtgggaagatgaaaaaaacaagCGAGGAGGACGATGGCTAATTACACTAAACAAACAGCAGAGACGAAGTGACCTTGATCGCTTCTGGCTAGAGACA CTGCTGTGCCTTATTGGGGAGTCGTTTGATGACTACAGTGATGATGTATGTGGTGCTGTTGTTAATGTTAGAACTAAGGGTGATAAAATAGCAATATGGACAACTGAATGTGAAAACAGGGATGCTGTTACGCATATAGG gagaGTATACAAGGAAAGATTAGGACTTCCTCCAAAGATAGTGATTGGTTATCAGTCCCATGCAGACACAGCTACTAAGAGCGGCTCCACCACTAAAAACAGGTTTGTTGTTTAA